One window of Haloarchaeobius salinus genomic DNA carries:
- a CDS encoding ABC transporter permease, with translation MDRDEARRLATRATLVVIAAVSLFGIAFPNSTAGEVFYTAIGQSTIESSLRLAVPIALTAIGGLYAEKSGVINIGLEGLLIISAFAAVLVADVLGGAGSTGFPPIITFNLGGSTYTIDPGLQLLLPNVWLGIAGGVLASMLLAFLFAVICIRYEGDQIIAGLAVWLVALGLAPFASKVMYGQPSTPQVVRLGDWTIPVLSDIPFVGPILFDANPMVYIMLVSVPVAWYVLNRTSFGYWVRASGENPKALDTVGVNVNRVRYAAVLISGFFAGIGGSALSLGSGGFFNGAGQTMVDGRGFIAIAAYLFGNYNPFGAFAASYLFSGLQALQIRLQGIAPTEVFLMLPYIVVVVVLVLVGRTRLPEAAGEHYESGED, from the coding sequence ATGGATAGAGACGAGGCCCGGCGACTCGCCACCCGCGCGACGCTCGTCGTCATCGCGGCCGTGTCCCTGTTCGGCATCGCGTTCCCGAACTCGACGGCGGGTGAGGTGTTCTACACAGCCATCGGGCAGAGCACCATCGAATCGTCGCTCCGGCTCGCCGTCCCCATCGCCCTCACTGCCATCGGTGGCCTGTACGCCGAGAAGAGCGGCGTCATCAACATCGGGCTCGAAGGGCTGCTCATCATCTCGGCGTTCGCCGCGGTGCTCGTCGCCGACGTGCTCGGCGGTGCCGGCTCGACCGGCTTCCCGCCCATCATCACGTTCAATCTCGGCGGCAGCACGTACACCATCGACCCCGGGCTCCAGCTCCTCCTCCCGAACGTCTGGCTCGGTATCGCGGGTGGCGTGCTCGCGAGCATGCTGCTCGCGTTCCTGTTCGCCGTCATCTGCATCCGCTACGAGGGCGACCAGATCATCGCCGGGCTCGCCGTCTGGCTCGTCGCCCTCGGGCTCGCACCGTTCGCCTCGAAGGTCATGTACGGCCAGCCGTCGACCCCGCAGGTCGTCCGCCTCGGCGATTGGACGATTCCGGTGCTCTCGGACATCCCGTTCGTCGGCCCCATCCTGTTCGACGCGAACCCGATGGTGTACATCATGCTCGTCTCGGTCCCGGTCGCCTGGTACGTCCTCAACCGGACCAGCTTCGGCTACTGGGTCCGCGCGAGCGGTGAGAACCCGAAGGCACTCGACACCGTCGGCGTGAACGTCAACCGCGTGCGCTACGCCGCCGTCCTCATCTCCGGCTTCTTCGCCGGTATCGGCGGCAGCGCGCTCTCGCTCGGGAGCGGTGGCTTCTTCAACGGAGCCGGGCAGACGATGGTCGACGGTCGTGGCTTCATCGCCATCGCGGCGTACCTGTTCGGCAACTACAACCCGTTCGGCGCGTTCGCCGCGTCGTACCTGTTCTCCGGGCTGCAGGCGCTGCAGATCCGCCTGCAGGGTATCGCACCGACGGAGGTGTTCCTGATGCTGCCGTACATCGTGGTCGTCGTCGTCCTCGTGCTGGTCGGCCGGACCCGACTGCCCGAGGCGGCCGGCGAGCACTACGAGTCCGGCGAGGACTGA
- the cdd gene encoding cytidine deaminase, with amino-acid sequence MDDAELVELARTARENAYIPYSEYAVGAALVTADGTVYTGCNIENANYSNSLHAEEVAVGKAVSDGHQEFERVAVSSGEQDGVTPCGMCRQTLAEFADDELVVICDEGETSRSYSLGTLLPDTISAETLGRE; translated from the coding sequence ATGGACGACGCAGAGCTCGTCGAGCTGGCACGAACGGCGCGCGAGAACGCCTACATCCCGTACTCCGAGTACGCGGTCGGTGCGGCGCTCGTGACCGCCGACGGCACCGTCTACACCGGCTGCAACATCGAGAACGCGAACTACTCGAACAGCCTCCACGCCGAGGAGGTCGCCGTCGGGAAGGCCGTCTCTGACGGACATCAGGAGTTCGAGCGCGTGGCGGTCTCCTCGGGCGAGCAGGACGGTGTCACACCGTGTGGGATGTGCCGACAGACGCTCGCGGAGTTCGCGGACGACGAGCTGGTCGTCATCTGCGACGAAGGCGAGACGAGCCGTTCGTACTCCCTCGGTACCCTGCTCCCCGACACGATCTCCGCGGAGACGCTGGGTCGGGAGTGA
- a CDS encoding nucleoside phosphorylase has product MTDASEDPNQEMQYHVELTPGDVADTVLLPGNPERVDKITGYWDESEEVAYHREYRTATGTYEGEPISVTSTGIGSPSAAIAVEELARVGADTFIRVGSCGAIQPEMDVGDLVITTGGMRQEGTSKAYVRDEYPATADFEVVSALVAAAERLGYDYHTGVTMSADSFYSGQGRPGFEGFMAEGAEDLVEHLQEANVKNIEMEAAAIMTIANIYGLRAGAVCSVYANRVTGEFRTEGERRASETASLATKLLAKMDQVKAEAGVDRWHAGLSIE; this is encoded by the coding sequence ATGACTGACGCGAGCGAAGACCCGAACCAGGAGATGCAGTACCACGTGGAGCTGACGCCGGGCGACGTGGCCGACACCGTCCTGCTCCCGGGCAACCCCGAGCGAGTCGACAAGATCACCGGCTACTGGGACGAGTCGGAGGAGGTCGCCTACCACCGCGAGTACCGCACCGCGACGGGCACCTACGAGGGCGAGCCCATCTCGGTCACCTCGACGGGCATCGGTTCTCCCTCCGCGGCCATCGCCGTCGAGGAGTTGGCCCGCGTCGGCGCGGACACGTTCATCCGCGTCGGCTCCTGTGGGGCCATCCAGCCCGAGATGGACGTCGGCGACCTCGTCATCACGACCGGCGGGATGCGCCAGGAGGGCACCAGCAAGGCGTACGTCCGGGACGAGTACCCCGCGACGGCCGACTTCGAGGTCGTCAGCGCGCTCGTCGCCGCCGCCGAACGCCTCGGCTACGACTACCACACCGGCGTCACGATGTCCGCCGACTCCTTCTACTCCGGACAGGGCCGCCCCGGCTTCGAGGGTTTCATGGCCGAGGGCGCGGAGGACCTCGTCGAGCACCTCCAGGAGGCGAACGTGAAGAACATCGAGATGGAGGCCGCGGCCATCATGACCATCGCCAACATCTACGGGCTCCGGGCGGGCGCGGTCTGCTCGGTGTACGCCAACCGCGTCACCGGCGAGTTCCGGACCGAGGGCGAGCGCCGCGCCTCGGAGACGGCGTCGCTGGCGACGAAGCTCCTCGCGAAGATGGACCAGGTCAAGGCGGAGGCTGGCGTCGACCGCTGGCACGCCGGGCTCTCCATCGAGTAG
- a CDS encoding NAD(P)/FAD-dependent oxidoreductase: MATKVVVLGAGYAGAGTVKDLQKQLGQGVELTWVADVDYHLVLHESHRVIRDPSVQHKITIPVGEIADPGTEFVRGEVTGLDTDERVVEVDDGETTVDYDYVVVALGSQTAYYGIPGLEEHSHTLKGLDDALEIHEAVKDAAQDATRDDRAQIVVGGAGLSGIQSAGEIAEFRDKHRAPMDIYLVEALEEIFPPGDPEIQGALRKRLQDNDIEILTDDPITEAEEDKIHFDERDPIDSDVFLWTGGVTGRDAMDGVDVENEHNRLNAEMDFQTSDERVFALGDSAIVDQPGEHPAPPTAQAAWQAAEVVADNVVRAINGQRLETWTHEDKGTVVSVGESAVAHDVYISPVTTFGGFPAKMLKKGIAARWIADLTSWKRAWNAWDAL; this comes from the coding sequence ATGGCTACGAAGGTCGTCGTGCTCGGCGCAGGGTACGCGGGCGCTGGCACGGTCAAGGACTTACAGAAGCAGCTGGGCCAGGGTGTCGAACTGACGTGGGTGGCGGACGTCGACTACCACCTCGTTCTCCACGAGTCCCACCGCGTCATCCGAGACCCGTCCGTCCAGCACAAGATCACGATCCCCGTCGGCGAGATCGCCGACCCGGGCACCGAGTTCGTCCGCGGCGAGGTCACCGGGCTCGACACCGACGAGCGCGTCGTCGAGGTCGACGACGGCGAGACGACGGTCGATTACGACTACGTCGTCGTCGCGCTGGGCAGCCAGACCGCCTACTACGGCATCCCCGGGCTCGAGGAGCACTCCCACACGCTGAAGGGCCTCGACGACGCCCTCGAGATCCACGAAGCCGTCAAGGACGCCGCGCAGGACGCCACGCGCGACGACAGGGCACAGATTGTCGTCGGCGGTGCGGGGCTCTCGGGCATCCAGTCCGCCGGCGAGATCGCCGAGTTCCGCGACAAGCACCGCGCCCCGATGGACATCTACCTCGTCGAGGCGCTGGAGGAGATCTTCCCGCCGGGCGACCCGGAGATCCAGGGCGCGCTCCGCAAGCGTCTGCAGGACAACGACATCGAGATTCTCACCGACGACCCCATCACGGAGGCCGAGGAGGACAAGATACACTTCGACGAGCGCGACCCCATCGACTCCGACGTGTTCCTTTGGACGGGCGGCGTCACCGGTCGGGACGCGATGGACGGCGTCGACGTCGAGAACGAGCACAACCGCCTCAACGCCGAGATGGACTTCCAGACCTCCGACGAGCGCGTGTTCGCCCTCGGTGACTCCGCCATCGTCGACCAGCCCGGCGAGCACCCCGCCCCGCCGACGGCCCAGGCCGCCTGGCAGGCCGCCGAGGTCGTCGCCGACAACGTCGTCCGCGCCATCAACGGCCAGCGACTGGAGACGTGGACCCACGAGGACAAGGGCACCGTCGTCTCCGTCGGCGAGAGCGCCGTCGCCCACGACGTCTACATCTCCCCTGTCACCACGTTCGGCGGCTTCCCCGCGAAGATGCTGAAGAAGGGCATCGCCGCGCGCTGGATCGCCGACCTCACCTCCTGGAAGCGCGCCTGGAACGCCTGGGACGCGCTGTAG
- a CDS encoding Rrf2 family transcriptional regulator → MSSIELTPSQKNILQALINLHREDENAVKGEDIAQRVDRNAGTIRNQMQSLKALQLVEGVPGPKGGYKPTAAAYEALEIQQMDEPASVPFRHEGETVEGAIVEEIDLSSVHHPELCRAEIHVQGSVRDIHEGDEVTVGPTPLSKLLVKGTVDGKDDTNNIVILRIDEMTAPAGDPEH, encoded by the coding sequence ATGTCGTCTATCGAACTCACGCCGAGCCAGAAAAACATCTTGCAGGCGTTGATCAACCTCCACCGGGAGGACGAGAACGCGGTCAAGGGGGAGGACATCGCGCAGCGCGTCGACCGGAACGCGGGCACCATCCGGAACCAGATGCAGAGCCTGAAGGCGCTCCAGCTGGTCGAGGGGGTACCGGGTCCGAAGGGCGGCTACAAGCCGACCGCCGCCGCCTACGAGGCGCTGGAGATACAGCAGATGGACGAGCCGGCGTCGGTGCCGTTCCGCCACGAGGGCGAGACCGTCGAGGGCGCTATCGTCGAGGAGATCGACCTCTCGTCGGTCCACCACCCAGAACTCTGCCGTGCCGAGATCCACGTCCAGGGTTCGGTCCGGGACATCCACGAGGGCGACGAGGTCACCGTGGGCCCGACGCCGCTCTCGAAGCTGCTCGTCAAGGGTACGGTCGACGGCAAGGACGACACGAACAACATCGTCATCCTCCGCATCGACGAGATGACGGCACCGGCGGGCGACCCCGAACACTGA
- a CDS encoding NAD-dependent epimerase/dehydratase family protein, which translates to MNGNRVLVTGGAGFIGSNLANHLAADNEVVVVDDCFLGTPENLDDSVEFHEQSVLDDDLPTEGVDALFHLAALSSLKMHEDSRENLCTGLRVNVEGFANAVEQVREDGCDTVVYASTSSIYGNRTEPSPESMDVEANTGYEASKLARERYAEYFHNYHDMSMAGLRFFSVYQGYRGAEAHKGEFANIIAQFADDVASGESPVIYGDGTHSRDFTHVRDIVRGIELAADHELQGIFNLGTGEQYTANEVVERLCAILGSDVEPEHVENPIDEDVFVQYTMADATKMREATGWEPEISFEEGLELVCEPYLE; encoded by the coding sequence ATGAACGGGAACCGGGTCCTCGTCACGGGGGGCGCTGGCTTCATCGGGTCGAACCTCGCGAACCACCTCGCCGCCGACAACGAGGTGGTCGTCGTCGACGACTGCTTCCTCGGGACCCCCGAGAACCTGGACGACAGCGTCGAGTTCCACGAGCAGAGCGTGCTCGACGACGACCTCCCGACCGAGGGCGTCGACGCGCTGTTCCACCTCGCCGCGCTCTCCTCGCTGAAGATGCACGAGGACTCCCGCGAGAACCTCTGCACCGGGCTGCGGGTGAACGTCGAGGGGTTCGCCAACGCCGTCGAGCAGGTGCGCGAGGACGGCTGTGACACGGTCGTCTACGCCTCGACCTCCTCCATCTACGGCAACCGGACCGAGCCATCGCCGGAGTCGATGGACGTCGAGGCCAACACCGGCTACGAAGCCTCGAAGCTCGCCCGCGAGCGCTACGCCGAGTACTTCCACAACTACCACGACATGTCGATGGCTGGCCTGCGTTTCTTCTCGGTGTACCAGGGCTACCGGGGCGCGGAGGCACACAAGGGCGAGTTCGCGAACATCATCGCGCAGTTCGCCGACGACGTCGCCAGCGGCGAGTCGCCGGTCATCTACGGCGACGGCACGCACTCCCGTGACTTCACGCACGTCCGAGATATCGTCCGTGGCATCGAGCTCGCCGCCGACCACGAACTGCAGGGCATCTTCAACCTCGGCACCGGCGAGCAGTACACCGCCAACGAGGTCGTCGAGCGGCTCTGTGCGATCCTGGGCAGCGATGTCGAGCCCGAACACGTCGAGAACCCCATCGACGAGGACGTGTTCGTCCAGTACACGATGGCCGACGCGACGAAGATGCGCGAGGCCACCGGCTGGGAGCCGGAGATATCGTTCGAGGAGGGGCTGGAGCTCGTCTGCGAGCCCTACCTGGAGTAA
- the rocF gene encoding arginase, with protein MSREVRIIGAPTDYGANRRGVDMGPSAIRYAGIADELEAAGVDVVDTGDLLVPTAETRDPSVDEPTESGRDAKFVREVEDVSLRLADRVAEATDDGGVPLVLGGDHSVAIGCLAGSSRDTDIGAIWFDAHGDYNTPETSPSGNIHGMPLAAALGYRDLADVEWANAPGLSEENVVWVGLRSLDDAEREGIRESEGTAFTMSDIDEHGMSEIVDRALEIATDGVDGIHVSLDLDWLDPNEAPGVGTPVHGGATYREAHYALERVAELDAEDDVLRSMDVVEVNPVLDEHNQTAKLATELAASALGKRIL; from the coding sequence ATGAGCAGAGAGGTCCGTATCATCGGGGCACCGACAGACTACGGGGCGAACCGACGCGGCGTCGACATGGGTCCGTCGGCGATCCGGTACGCGGGGATCGCCGACGAGCTGGAGGCGGCGGGTGTGGACGTGGTCGACACCGGCGACCTGCTGGTGCCGACGGCGGAGACCCGGGACCCGAGCGTCGACGAACCGACCGAGAGCGGCCGGGACGCCAAGTTCGTCCGCGAGGTCGAGGACGTCTCGCTCCGACTCGCCGACCGGGTCGCAGAGGCCACCGACGACGGCGGGGTCCCCCTCGTCCTCGGGGGTGACCACTCGGTCGCCATCGGCTGTCTCGCGGGCTCCAGCCGCGACACCGACATCGGGGCGATCTGGTTCGACGCCCACGGCGACTACAACACCCCGGAGACCTCCCCGAGCGGGAACATCCACGGGATGCCGCTGGCGGCCGCACTCGGGTACCGCGACCTCGCCGACGTGGAGTGGGCCAACGCACCGGGCCTCTCCGAGGAGAACGTCGTCTGGGTCGGCCTGCGCTCGCTCGACGACGCAGAACGGGAGGGGATTCGCGAGAGCGAGGGCACCGCGTTCACGATGTCCGACATCGACGAGCACGGCATGAGCGAGATCGTCGACCGTGCACTCGAGATCGCCACCGACGGCGTCGACGGCATCCACGTCAGCCTCGACCTCGACTGGCTCGACCCCAACGAGGCACCCGGCGTCGGGACACCGGTCCACGGCGGTGCGACGTACCGCGAGGCCCACTACGCGCTCGAACGCGTCGCCGAACTGGACGCCGAAGACGACGTGCTCCGGTCGATGGACGTCGTCGAGGTCAACCCGGTGCTCGACGAACACAACCAGACGGCGAAGCTGGCGACGGAACTCGCCGCCAGCGCGCTGGGCAAGCGGATTCTGTAG
- a CDS encoding ferredoxin--NADP reductase — protein MDVPRHLGHHEAAAELPLVTESATVTDVTVMDENRVDEVERAVRAILDRNDAGDWYDEEEIGSDVDWEDLQSRAAEAGFSDAELDALSDLAGRFERPYPSLLRVRVCIDDDTPFEFAPGQYATVTFDGHPRPYSIASSPTEDEVEFCIRRVPGGRLTTDLFQYLDEGDEVTVRGPNGEMVLGPPSANDLVFLATGTGVAPFKGMVDYLFDTGRNVVDGVERDVWVFLGCAWEDDLAYREAFREYDRRYDGFHFVPTLTREHHLTDWTGESDYVQRVLLKYVDDDAVDTDELPPGLARFVAEPPARDIAARIDPGSVDVYACGISAMVEQLVDTTLAVGVPEEATQFEGFG, from the coding sequence ATGGACGTGCCGCGACACCTCGGCCACCACGAGGCGGCCGCGGAGCTCCCGCTGGTGACCGAGTCGGCGACGGTGACGGACGTGACGGTGATGGACGAGAACCGGGTCGACGAGGTCGAACGCGCCGTCCGGGCCATCCTCGACCGGAACGACGCCGGCGACTGGTACGACGAGGAAGAGATCGGCTCGGACGTCGACTGGGAGGACCTCCAGTCGCGGGCAGCCGAAGCGGGTTTCTCCGATGCAGAACTCGACGCACTGTCGGACCTCGCGGGCCGATTCGAGCGCCCGTATCCGTCGTTGCTCCGCGTTCGGGTCTGCATCGACGACGACACCCCGTTCGAGTTCGCGCCCGGCCAGTACGCGACGGTGACCTTCGACGGGCACCCGCGGCCGTACTCCATCGCCAGCTCGCCGACCGAGGACGAGGTGGAGTTCTGCATCCGGCGCGTCCCCGGTGGGCGGCTCACGACCGACCTGTTCCAGTATCTCGACGAGGGCGACGAGGTGACCGTCCGGGGACCGAACGGCGAGATGGTGCTCGGCCCCCCGTCGGCGAACGACCTCGTATTCCTCGCCACGGGGACCGGCGTTGCGCCGTTCAAGGGGATGGTTGACTACCTGTTCGACACCGGCCGGAACGTCGTCGACGGAGTCGAGCGCGACGTGTGGGTGTTCCTCGGCTGCGCGTGGGAGGACGACCTCGCGTACCGCGAGGCGTTCCGCGAGTACGACCGCCGGTACGACGGGTTCCACTTCGTCCCGACGCTCACCCGCGAGCACCACCTCACCGACTGGACCGGCGAGTCCGACTACGTCCAGCGCGTCCTGCTGAAGTACGTCGACGACGACGCGGTCGACACCGACGAACTCCCACCTGGGCTCGCGAGGTTCGTCGCGGAGCCACCGGCCCGGGACATCGCGGCACGCATCGACCCCGGTTCGGTCGACGTGTACGCCTGCGGCATCTCGGCGATGGTCGAACAGCTCGTCGACACGACCCTCGCCGTCGGCGTCCCCGAGGAAGCCACCCAGTTCGAGGGGTTTGGCTGA
- the gyrA gene encoding DNA gyrase subunit A, protein MSSDTPDAPDVPADRIEHVRIEDEMEQSYIDYAMSVIVGRALPDVRDGLKPVHRRILYAMHEMGVTSRTSHRKSSSIVGETMGDYHPHGDQAIYDTLVGMAQEFSMRYPLVDGQGNFGSMDGDPAAAMRYTEARMAPIAETLLEDIEKDTVDFSSNYDDRLTEPDVLPAAYPNLLVNGSTGIAVGMSTNVPPHNLGEVVDATIELIDNPDCDTNDLMEHVKGPDFPTGANIVGRNAVRKAYATGRGRLRVRAEFEVEDWKKDRKRIVITELPYQENKARLVERIAENVNEGKLEDISDLRDESDRNGVRIAIDLKRGANVDVVKNQLIEHHLEKTFGVINLALVDGQPKVLSLKETLEHYVDHRKEVVRRRSQFELDEAEDRAHILEGRLIALDNVDDVVELIRNSDDRDAAKAGLQEQYELSEAQTEHIVRMQLGSLTSMERTEIEEEYESVQETIEYLQSVLDSEEKLLGVIKDELRDVKEEYDDDRRTSFVEDTGEVTHEDLIPEEDVLVVVTEDDYVKRMSADAFDAQHRGGKGIIGGDIKEGDRVSKVFRASTHDYLLCFTNHGQVYQLKAYQIPEMSRTARGKSAVNILDLDDGEEITAVVNTDDFEPDEAITMVTRNGYVKRTKTEDFQNILSTGIIAAKLDEDDELVDVDVTDGTKDLVIATENGMTIRFDEDEVRTMGRNTRGVRGIKLTEGDHVAGLVATDEDDDGALLTVTKRGYGKRTLLSNYRRQSRYGKGLIDIKTNERNGHVTSVKAVGEDDHLVVMSEQGQIMRTRVSDISLQGRNTMGVTVMDVADDDAVATVDVIPTPESTDEADADPEPEADEE, encoded by the coding sequence ATGAGCTCGGACACACCGGACGCCCCCGACGTCCCGGCGGACCGCATCGAGCACGTCCGCATCGAGGACGAGATGGAGCAGAGCTACATCGACTACGCGATGTCCGTCATCGTCGGGCGCGCGCTCCCCGACGTGCGCGACGGTCTCAAGCCCGTCCACCGGCGCATCCTCTACGCGATGCACGAGATGGGCGTCACCAGCCGGACGAGCCACCGCAAGAGCTCCTCCATCGTCGGCGAGACGATGGGTGACTACCACCCCCACGGCGACCAGGCCATCTACGACACGCTCGTCGGCATGGCACAGGAGTTCTCGATGCGCTACCCGCTCGTCGACGGACAGGGGAACTTCGGTTCGATGGACGGCGACCCGGCCGCGGCCATGCGGTACACGGAGGCCCGGATGGCACCCATCGCCGAGACGCTGCTAGAGGACATCGAGAAGGACACGGTCGACTTCTCCAGCAACTACGACGACCGACTGACCGAGCCCGACGTCCTGCCCGCGGCGTACCCGAACCTGCTCGTCAACGGCAGCACCGGTATCGCGGTCGGGATGTCGACGAACGTCCCGCCGCACAACCTCGGCGAGGTCGTCGACGCGACCATCGAGCTCATCGACAACCCCGACTGCGACACCAACGACCTGATGGAGCACGTCAAGGGGCCGGACTTCCCGACCGGCGCGAACATCGTCGGCCGCAACGCCGTCCGGAAGGCGTACGCGACCGGCCGTGGTCGCCTCCGGGTCCGCGCCGAGTTCGAGGTCGAGGACTGGAAGAAGGACCGAAAACGCATCGTCATCACCGAGCTGCCCTACCAGGAGAACAAGGCCCGGCTCGTCGAGCGCATCGCCGAGAACGTCAACGAGGGCAAGCTGGAGGACATCTCGGACCTGCGCGACGAGTCCGACCGCAACGGCGTCCGCATCGCCATCGACCTCAAGCGCGGCGCGAACGTCGACGTGGTGAAGAACCAGCTCATCGAGCACCACCTCGAGAAGACGTTCGGCGTCATCAACCTCGCGCTGGTCGACGGCCAGCCGAAGGTGCTCTCGCTGAAGGAGACACTGGAGCACTACGTCGACCACCGGAAGGAGGTCGTCCGCCGGCGCTCGCAGTTCGAACTCGACGAGGCCGAGGACCGCGCACACATCCTCGAGGGACGGCTCATCGCACTCGACAACGTCGACGACGTGGTCGAGCTCATCCGTAACTCCGACGACCGCGACGCCGCGAAGGCGGGGCTGCAGGAGCAGTACGAGCTCTCCGAGGCCCAGACCGAGCACATCGTCCGGATGCAGCTCGGCTCGCTGACGAGCATGGAGCGCACGGAGATCGAGGAGGAGTACGAGTCGGTCCAGGAGACCATCGAGTACCTCCAGTCCGTCCTCGACAGCGAGGAGAAGCTCCTCGGCGTCATCAAGGACGAGCTCCGCGACGTGAAAGAGGAGTACGACGACGACCGTCGTACCTCCTTCGTCGAGGACACCGGCGAGGTCACCCACGAGGACCTCATCCCGGAGGAGGACGTGCTCGTCGTCGTCACCGAGGACGACTACGTCAAGCGGATGTCCGCCGACGCCTTCGACGCCCAGCACCGCGGCGGGAAGGGCATCATCGGGGGCGACATCAAGGAGGGCGACCGCGTCTCGAAGGTGTTCCGTGCGAGCACTCACGACTACCTGCTCTGCTTTACGAACCACGGGCAGGTGTACCAGCTGAAGGCCTACCAGATTCCGGAGATGTCCCGGACGGCGCGCGGGAAGTCGGCGGTGAACATCCTCGACCTCGACGACGGCGAGGAGATCACCGCGGTCGTCAACACCGACGACTTCGAGCCGGACGAGGCCATCACGATGGTCACCCGGAACGGCTACGTGAAGCGCACGAAGACCGAGGACTTCCAGAACATCCTCTCGACGGGTATCATCGCCGCGAAGCTCGACGAGGACGACGAGCTGGTCGACGTGGACGTCACCGACGGCACCAAGGACCTCGTCATCGCCACCGAGAACGGGATGACCATCCGGTTCGACGAGGACGAGGTGCGGACGATGGGTCGGAACACCCGTGGCGTCCGGGGCATCAAGCTCACCGAGGGCGACCACGTGGCGGGTCTCGTCGCCACCGACGAGGACGACGACGGCGCGCTGCTGACCGTGACGAAGCGCGGCTACGGCAAGCGCACGCTCCTGTCGAACTACCGGCGTCAGTCCCGCTACGGCAAGGGCCTCATCGACATCAAGACGAACGAGCGGAACGGCCACGTCACCTCCGTCAAGGCCGTCGGCGAGGACGACCACCTCGTCGTCATGTCCGAGCAGGGCCAGATAATGCGGACCCGCGTCTCCGACATCTCGCTGCAGGGCCGCAACACGATGGGCGTCACCGTGATGGACGTGGCCGACGACGACGCCGTCGCGACCGTCGACGTGATTCCGACCCCGGAGTCCACGGACGAGGCTGACGCCGACCCCGAGCCCGAAGCCGACGAGGAGTAG